From Variimorphobacter saccharofermentans, one genomic window encodes:
- a CDS encoding non-ribosomal peptide synthetase translates to MLLRDIIKLTPAHLRMITEWTIPSDSKIHTFIVGGESLERSLADNICKLFQNRVIIYNEYGPTEATVGCMIYQYQPEDVGATVSIGRPADNVQIYVLGDERSLMPVNAPGEMYIGGASVAKGYLNNVDMTRTQFIENPFKPGSKLYKTGDLAKWKKDGNLEFLGRKDFQVKIRGFRVELEEIQNILLSLPQIKDAIIIDRLDKASVRYLCAYLVKAADISEEAIRTELNKKLPGYMIPSSYVFLKELPLTSNGKIDRDQLPEPENKTSNTYCLPSSPIETALLDIWKELLKRDDIGVEDNFFELGGDSIKAVQFEVEAEKQGIYHGDMLSVQIYETPTIRTLAAFIENPNK, encoded by the coding sequence GTGCTATTGAGGGATATTATTAAATTGACTCCGGCACATCTTCGCATGATAACAGAATGGACAATTCCATCCGACAGCAAAATTCATACTTTTATAGTGGGAGGAGAAAGTCTGGAGCGTTCGTTGGCAGATAATATTTGCAAATTATTCCAAAATAGAGTTATAATCTATAATGAGTATGGTCCGACGGAAGCAACTGTTGGTTGTATGATATATCAATATCAGCCAGAAGATGTGGGAGCTACAGTATCCATTGGCCGACCGGCCGATAATGTTCAGATCTATGTGTTGGGAGATGAACGATCACTTATGCCGGTAAATGCTCCAGGTGAGATGTATATTGGGGGTGCTTCCGTTGCAAAGGGTTATTTGAACAACGTAGATATGACCCGGACACAATTTATAGAGAATCCATTTAAGCCAGGGTCTAAGTTGTATAAAACAGGTGACCTTGCAAAGTGGAAGAAAGATGGAAATCTCGAATTTTTGGGTAGAAAGGATTTTCAGGTAAAAATACGCGGATTTCGAGTGGAGCTGGAAGAAATTCAGAATATCCTCCTTTCTCTTCCGCAGATCAAGGATGCGATTATTATTGATCGATTAGATAAGGCAAGTGTTCGATACCTGTGTGCATACCTTGTTAAAGCGGCCGATATATCGGAGGAAGCAATTCGTACGGAATTAAATAAAAAGCTTCCAGGCTATATGATACCTTCTTCCTATGTATTTCTGAAGGAGCTGCCTCTTACCTCCAATGGGAAAATTGACAGAGATCAATTGCCGGAACCTGAGAATAAAACAAGCAATACCTATTGTTTACCTTCTAGTCCGATAGAAACAGCATTGTTAGACATATGGAAAGAACTATTAAAAAGAGACGATATTGGAGTGGAGGACAATTTCTTTGAATTAGGAGGAGATTCCATTAAGGCAGTGCAGTTTGAAGTAGAAGCAGAAAAACAGGGAATCTATCATGGAGATATGTTATCCGTCCAGATTTATGAAACACCTACTATACGTACTTTGGCAGCATTTATTGAAAATCCTAACAAATAG
- a CDS encoding ABC transporter ATP-binding protein, whose translation MRKYLLKYKLSFCLTGFICVLQGLLNVMMAFMLANCIDAASSGSFKRFITALLIYAVYILGMTGIDILQKIIKPIYIRKTMTYLKKDIFQHILSKDIRSFSEENSAKYISILTNDIGMIESDYIENVFNFIWQVTTFLLAIVSVVYINYKLAIAIFIVSIIGFYLPQRFRSLLSKRKAVYSTSLEMLTAKTKDLLSGFEVIHNFNIAWKANELYDDINMDVERKKQNFSIVSGVINSLTNFLGTCMFVLPMIVGGYFVYLGTITVGSLIALIQLMNNLAGPLSQSLQLVNRINSIGSITEKIHELTKEEPEETFTHRLPVFENELSLEHLNFGYTKEKLALEDVNLRFEKGKKYALVGASGSGKSTLLRVLLRYYKPDSGDILIDGLPYEQVKLEDIYKQITFIQQNVFMFDGTLKENIGLYQDYSEDKLNEACKIAGLSELVKGLPNGLEESIGEAGNKLSGGERQRVSIARAILRGSSFILLDETTSALDNKIAYSIEKSLCDLEQMTLIVVTHKIMEDILKHYDEIIVMKSGRVIEQGPYDELYEKKGYFYSLCNVEETYEL comes from the coding sequence ATGAGAAAATATTTGCTTAAGTATAAGTTATCTTTTTGCCTGACAGGATTTATCTGCGTACTTCAGGGGTTATTAAATGTTATGATGGCATTTATGCTGGCAAATTGTATCGATGCTGCCTCAAGTGGTAGCTTCAAAAGATTTATTACTGCTTTGCTAATCTATGCTGTCTACATCTTAGGTATGACAGGAATTGACATTCTGCAAAAAATAATAAAGCCGATTTATATCAGAAAAACGATGACATATTTGAAGAAGGATATCTTTCAGCACATACTGAGTAAGGACATACGCAGCTTTTCGGAAGAAAACAGTGCAAAATACATATCAATACTTACGAATGATATCGGAATGATAGAATCGGATTATATAGAGAATGTGTTTAATTTTATTTGGCAGGTAACTACCTTTTTACTGGCGATTGTTTCGGTTGTATATATCAATTACAAACTGGCAATAGCAATCTTTATTGTAAGTATCATTGGCTTTTATTTGCCTCAGAGATTCCGGAGTTTACTGAGTAAAAGGAAAGCAGTTTATTCTACCTCACTGGAGATGCTCACTGCAAAGACGAAGGATCTTTTATCGGGATTTGAAGTTATTCATAATTTTAACATCGCATGGAAAGCAAATGAATTGTATGATGACATTAATATGGACGTTGAACGTAAGAAGCAGAATTTTTCCATCGTTAGCGGAGTAATAAACAGTCTGACCAATTTCCTTGGTACCTGTATGTTTGTATTGCCGATGATTGTGGGAGGGTATTTTGTATACCTTGGAACGATTACAGTAGGAAGTCTGATTGCGTTGATACAGTTGATGAATAATCTGGCAGGGCCTTTATCACAAAGTCTTCAGTTGGTTAATCGGATCAATTCCATTGGGTCGATCACAGAAAAGATTCATGAACTGACCAAAGAAGAGCCGGAGGAAACATTTACCCACAGACTTCCTGTATTTGAAAATGAGTTATCCTTGGAGCATTTGAATTTTGGATATACCAAGGAGAAGCTGGCACTGGAAGATGTTAATCTTCGATTTGAGAAGGGAAAGAAATACGCGCTGGTAGGAGCGAGTGGAAGTGGAAAGTCTACACTGCTACGAGTATTACTCCGCTATTATAAACCGGATTCAGGAGACATTCTGATTGATGGGTTGCCATATGAACAGGTGAAGCTAGAGGATATTTATAAGCAAATTACATTTATTCAGCAGAATGTCTTTATGTTTGATGGAACTCTGAAGGAAAATATCGGACTGTATCAGGATTATTCTGAGGATAAACTTAATGAAGCCTGTAAGATTGCCGGACTGTCAGAACTGGTGAAAGGACTGCCAAATGGTTTAGAGGAATCCATTGGCGAGGCAGGTAATAAATTATCCGGAGGAGAACGCCAGAGAGTATCCATTGCAAGGGCAATTTTACGTGGATCTTCCTTTATTCTTCTGGATGAAACTACCTCTGCTCTGGATAATAAGATTGCTTATAGTATTGAGAAATCCTTATGTGATCTAGAGCAGATGACACTGATTGTAGTAACCCATAAGATTATGGAGGATATTTTGAAGCATTATGATGAGATTATTGTTATGAAGTCCGGCAGAGTGATAGAACAGGGACCATATGATGAATTGTATGAAAAGAAAGGTTATTTTTACAGCCTTTGTAATGTGGAAGAAACATATGAGTTATGA
- a CDS encoding 4'-phosphopantetheinyl transferase family protein, translating to MAEIYIIDINENITNAMWNRILQIISKCKREQIEKYRFETDAKRSAYGEILIRYLICKRTNIMNEDIEFSTNKYGKPYFNNQNEMFFNISHSGRYVVCGWSEHEIGIDVEKKNTAHIEIAKKYFAEDEYKTIISKGEQEQSHLFYEYWTLKESYIKYKGLGLRIPLKQCEFVFDGMKYVLMSEDSKKLNFFHYDIDTEHKMALCTEDINVSSLSFMTIHEILHFFDHNKITMNC from the coding sequence ATGGCAGAGATATATATAATTGATATAAATGAAAACATTACAAATGCAATGTGGAATAGGATATTGCAAATAATATCGAAATGCAAAAGAGAGCAAATAGAAAAATACAGATTTGAAACTGATGCAAAAAGGAGTGCCTATGGAGAGATACTGATACGTTATTTAATCTGTAAAAGAACCAATATTATGAATGAGGATATTGAGTTTTCTACAAATAAATACGGGAAGCCATATTTCAACAATCAGAATGAGATGTTTTTTAATATTTCACACTCCGGTCGATATGTAGTATGTGGATGGAGCGAGCATGAGATCGGTATTGATGTGGAAAAGAAGAATACAGCCCATATTGAGATTGCTAAAAAGTATTTTGCAGAAGACGAGTATAAGACGATTATAAGTAAGGGAGAACAGGAGCAGAGCCACTTATTTTATGAATATTGGACATTAAAAGAAAGCTACATCAAGTATAAGGGGCTGGGATTAAGGATTCCATTGAAACAGTGTGAATTTGTATTTGATGGAATGAAATATGTTCTGATGTCTGAAGACAGTAAGAAATTAAACTTTTTTCATTATGATATAGATACGGAACATAAAATGGCTCTGTGCACAGAAGATATCAATGTATCCAGCCTATCCTTTATGACAATACATGAGATACTTCACTTTTTTGATCATAATAAAATTACTATGAACTGCTAA